In Thioclava sp. GXIMD2076, one DNA window encodes the following:
- a CDS encoding DUF3035 domain-containing protein: MSAASNLGIALSGLLLLSACGSSTVPELMNLRTNRPGPDEFAIVPTKALQMPTDLNTLPPPTPGGSNLVDPTPEADAIAALGGNPNARGNSDGALVSYAARKGTDPSIRQELAAADLDYRKDHRGRLLDRITGKTLYYKAYAPMALNQETELERWRRLNVATPSAPPSGTAQAAQ, translated from the coding sequence ATGTCGGCAGCATCAAATCTCGGGATCGCCCTTTCGGGGCTTCTTCTGTTGAGCGCCTGTGGCAGCTCGACTGTCCCCGAACTGATGAACCTGCGCACCAACCGGCCCGGGCCGGACGAGTTTGCCATTGTGCCGACCAAAGCGCTCCAGATGCCCACGGATCTCAATACCCTGCCGCCGCCCACGCCGGGCGGGTCCAATCTGGTTGACCCCACACCCGAAGCCGATGCGATCGCAGCTCTTGGCGGTAATCCGAATGCGCGTGGCAACTCCGATGGGGCGCTTGTCAGCTATGCGGCACGCAAAGGCACAGATCCGTCGATCCGTCAGGAACTGGCCGCCGCCGATCTGGACTACCGCAAGGATCACCGTGGCCGCCTTCTGGACCGCATTACCGGCAAGACCCTGTATTACAAAGCCTATGCGCCGATGGCCCTCAATCAGGAAACCGAGCTGGAACGCTGGCGTCGCCTGAATGTTGCAACGCCTTCGGCCCCACCTTCGGGAACGGCTCAGGCCGCGCAATAG
- the lspA gene encoding signal peptidase II, whose protein sequence is MRLAALWAFVILVLDQASKYIVVHLMQLDQRLAIDVLPPFLNFRMAWNRGVNFGLFSGDTDYTRLILIALALVIAAWVGIWIARKPQRPLVQVSAGLLIGGALGNVIDRIAYGAVADFINTSLPGWQNPFSFNVADIAIFIGAVGLALFTGNDPRGKKGPAKGA, encoded by the coding sequence ATGCGTCTGGCAGCTCTTTGGGCCTTTGTTATTCTGGTTCTGGATCAGGCATCGAAATATATCGTGGTGCATCTGATGCAGCTCGACCAGCGACTGGCCATCGACGTGCTGCCGCCCTTCCTAAATTTCCGTATGGCTTGGAACAGGGGCGTGAATTTCGGTCTGTTTTCGGGCGATACCGATTATACCCGCCTTATCCTGATCGCGCTGGCGCTGGTGATTGCCGCATGGGTCGGCATCTGGATCGCGCGCAAGCCGCAGCGTCCGCTGGTGCAGGTCTCGGCGGGGTTGCTTATCGGAGGCGCGCTGGGAAATGTCATCGACCGTATCGCTTATGGCGCGGTGGCCGATTTCATCAACACCTCCCTGCCCGGCTGGCAGAACCCGTTTTCTTTCAATGTCGCCGACATCGCGATTTTCATTGGGGCCGTTGGGCTTGCCCTTTTCACGGGCAATGATCCGCGCGGAAAAAAAGGACCGGCCAAAGGGGCGTGA
- the purH gene encoding bifunctional phosphoribosylaminoimidazolecarboxamide formyltransferase/IMP cyclohydrolase, translating to MTRSVPLTRALISVSDKTGLIDFARALSARGVELLSTGGTAKALREAGMSVRDVSEVTGFPEMMDGRVKTLHPKVHGGLLALRDNDEHLAAMKEHDILNIDLLVVNLYPFEATVAKGAEYDDCIENIDIGGPAMIRAAAKNHGFVATVVDVEDYDAVLKELDENDGATTLPFRQKLAQIAYARTAAYDAAVSTWMAGAIGETTPRRRAFAGTIAQTLRYGENPHQQAAFYLDGSNRPGVATAKQLQGKELSYNNINDTDAAFELVSEFGTEKPAVAIIKHANPCGVATGETVIEAYKRAFDCDRTSAFGGIIALNQTLDAETAEEITKIFSEVIIAPKVDDAAKEVIAKKKNVRLLETGGLPDVYAPITTYRQVAGGLLVQDKDNGIITLDDLKVVTERKPSEQELQDLLFAWKVAKHVKSNAIIYVKDGATVGVGAGQMSRVDSTRIAARKAEDMMEACGFDKTPTIGSVVASDAFFPFADGLITAAEAGATAIIQPGGSMRDQEVIDAANERGLAMVFTGMRHFRH from the coding sequence GTGACCCGTTCCGTTCCGCTCACCCGTGCCCTTATTTCGGTCTCCGACAAGACCGGTCTGATCGATTTTGCCCGCGCGCTGTCCGCCCGCGGCGTCGAGCTCCTCTCCACCGGCGGCACCGCCAAGGCCCTGCGCGAAGCAGGCATGTCGGTGCGCGATGTCTCCGAAGTCACCGGCTTCCCCGAGATGATGGATGGCCGCGTGAAGACGCTGCACCCCAAGGTCCATGGCGGCCTGCTGGCGCTGCGCGACAATGACGAGCATCTCGCCGCGATGAAGGAACACGATATCCTGAATATCGACCTTCTGGTGGTGAACCTCTACCCGTTCGAGGCGACCGTTGCCAAAGGCGCGGAGTATGACGACTGCATCGAGAATATCGATATCGGCGGTCCGGCGATGATCCGTGCGGCGGCCAAGAACCACGGGTTCGTGGCGACCGTGGTCGATGTGGAAGATTACGATGCGGTCCTGAAAGAACTGGACGAGAATGACGGCGCGACCACCCTGCCCTTCCGTCAGAAACTGGCGCAGATCGCCTATGCCCGCACCGCGGCCTATGATGCGGCGGTCAGCACATGGATGGCCGGCGCCATTGGCGAGACCACCCCGCGTCGTCGCGCCTTTGCCGGCACCATCGCGCAGACCCTGCGCTATGGCGAGAACCCGCACCAGCAGGCGGCCTTCTACCTCGATGGCTCGAACCGTCCGGGTGTGGCCACGGCCAAGCAGCTGCAGGGCAAGGAACTGTCCTATAACAACATCAACGACACCGATGCGGCCTTCGAGCTGGTCTCGGAATTCGGCACCGAAAAACCGGCCGTTGCGATCATCAAACACGCAAACCCCTGTGGCGTGGCCACAGGCGAAACGGTAATCGAAGCCTATAAACGCGCGTTCGATTGCGACCGCACCTCGGCCTTCGGTGGCATCATCGCGCTGAACCAGACGCTCGATGCCGAGACCGCCGAAGAGATCACCAAGATCTTCTCCGAGGTCATCATCGCACCGAAGGTCGATGACGCGGCCAAAGAGGTCATCGCCAAGAAAAAGAACGTGCGCCTTCTGGAAACCGGCGGCCTGCCGGATGTCTATGCGCCGATCACCACCTACCGTCAGGTGGCCGGTGGCCTTCTGGTGCAGGACAAGGACAATGGCATCATCACGCTCGACGATCTGAAGGTCGTGACCGAGCGCAAGCCGTCGGAGCAGGAACTGCAAGACCTTCTGTTTGCATGGAAAGTCGCGAAACACGTCAAGTCGAACGCGATCATCTATGTCAAGGACGGCGCGACCGTGGGCGTGGGCGCAGGCCAGATGAGCCGCGTGGACAGCACCCGCATCGCCGCGCGCAAAGCCGAGGACATGATGGAGGCCTGCGGCTTCGACAAGACCCCGACCATCGGCTCGGTTGTCGCCTCGGATGCGTTCTTCCCCTTCGCGGATGGTCTCATCACCGCGGCAGAGGCCGGCGCCACCGCGATCATCCAGCCGGGTGGCTCGATGCGTGACCAGGAGGTCATCGACGCCGCCAACGAGCGCGGTCTGGCGATGGTCTTCACCGGCATGCGCCACTTCCGCCACTGA
- a CDS encoding pitrilysin family protein, whose translation MVRAWLAAAFALTAFPAVSAEVSSFTLENGLQTVVIEDHRAPAVVQMVWYKVGAADEVAGKSGIAHYLEHLMFKGTDTMAPGELSKTVSANGGSDNAFTSDDYTAYYQRIASDRLELVMKMEADRMQHLQISPDDWKTERQVILEERSQRTDSNPQALFSEQVNAAQYQNSPYGTPIIGWRAEMEGLTREDALAWYHRYYAPNNAVLVVAGDVTPEEVKTLAEKYYGPIPANPDLPPRVRPQEPTQLAERKIDFRDPRVAQPSLTRSYLAPERNPGDQKEAAALTVLADLLGGNSQTSVLGRKLIFGTGEAIFVNAWYNGLSVDKTTFGLSVVPAADVTLPEAEAALDKALAEFMANGIDPDQFQRIKTQIHASEIYAEDDVQGMAQRYGSALAQGFSIEDVQDWPDVLEAVTPEDVMTAAKDVLVKRNAVTGYLDKPAASEAPQQ comes from the coding sequence ATGGTGCGCGCATGGCTTGCTGCTGCCTTTGCCCTGACAGCTTTTCCCGCTGTCTCGGCCGAGGTCAGTTCTTTCACTCTGGAGAACGGGTTACAGACCGTAGTGATCGAGGATCACCGCGCCCCTGCCGTTGTCCAGATGGTCTGGTACAAGGTGGGCGCCGCCGATGAGGTGGCCGGAAAATCGGGGATCGCGCATTATCTCGAACATCTGATGTTCAAAGGCACCGACACAATGGCGCCGGGCGAACTGTCGAAGACCGTCTCCGCCAATGGCGGCTCGGATAACGCCTTCACCAGCGATGATTACACCGCCTATTACCAACGCATCGCCTCCGACCGGCTGGAGTTGGTGATGAAGATGGAAGCGGACCGCATGCAGCATCTGCAGATCTCGCCCGATGACTGGAAGACCGAACGTCAGGTGATCCTCGAGGAACGCTCGCAGCGCACCGATAGCAATCCGCAGGCGCTATTCTCGGAACAGGTGAATGCCGCGCAATACCAGAACTCGCCCTATGGCACCCCGATCATCGGCTGGCGTGCCGAGATGGAAGGGCTGACCCGTGAGGATGCGCTGGCATGGTATCACCGCTATTACGCGCCCAATAACGCCGTTCTGGTAGTGGCGGGCGATGTCACTCCCGAGGAGGTGAAGACGTTGGCCGAGAAATATTACGGCCCGATCCCCGCCAATCCGGATCTGCCGCCGCGTGTGCGCCCGCAAGAGCCCACCCAGCTGGCCGAGCGCAAGATCGACTTCCGCGATCCGCGTGTGGCCCAACCCTCGCTCACGCGCAGTTATCTGGCCCCCGAACGCAATCCGGGCGACCAAAAGGAAGCCGCGGCCCTGACCGTCTTGGCCGATCTCCTGGGCGGCAATTCGCAGACCTCCGTGCTGGGACGCAAGCTGATCTTCGGCACCGGCGAGGCGATCTTCGTCAATGCGTGGTATAACGGGCTGTCTGTGGACAAGACGACCTTCGGCCTGTCGGTCGTGCCTGCCGCCGATGTCACACTGCCCGAGGCGGAAGCAGCGCTCGACAAGGCGCTGGCCGAGTTCATGGCCAACGGGATCGATCCTGACCAGTTCCAGCGGATCAAGACCCAGATCCATGCCAGCGAGATCTATGCAGAGGATGACGTTCAGGGCATGGCCCAACGCTACGGTTCCGCGCTCGCGCAGGGCTTCTCGATCGAGGATGTGCAGGACTGGCCTGACGTGCTGGAGGCTGTCACCCCCGAAGATGTCATGACAGCGGCCAAGGACGTGCTCGTGAAGCGCAACGCCGTGACCGGCTATCTCGACAAACCCGCGGCATCGGAGGCACCCCAACAATGA